The following coding sequences lie in one Arachis ipaensis cultivar K30076 chromosome B03, Araip1.1, whole genome shotgun sequence genomic window:
- the LOC107630140 gene encoding uncharacterized protein LOC107630140 isoform X4: MESILARALEYTLKYWLKSFSREQFKLQGRTVQLSNLDINGDALHASVGLPPALNVTTAKVGKLEIMLPSVSSVQIEPIFVQIDRLDLVLKENSDYERPPENHASITPSSASSKGSGYGFADKISDGMTIQIQTVNLLLETHGGARPQGGAAWAPPMASVTIRNLLLYTTNESWEVVNLKAAREFSSRSQERANMRDDDGAKRVFFGGERFLEGISGEAYITIQRTVSNSPLGLEVQLHITEALCPALSEPGLRALLRFMTGLSVCLNRGDVNLKAQKRSTEAAGRSLVSVVVDHIFICIKDSEFQLELLMQSLFLSRASLSEGENDSSLTRITIAGLFLSDKFSHPPCTLVQPSMHSVKRESFHVPEFARSFCPPIYPLGEQQWQLIEGTPLICLHSLQIVPSPLPPVFASQTVIDCQPLMIHLQEEACLRISSFLADRIVVNSGDILPDSSINSLFFTLSGLDIMVPLDKAQLDISKSNTDNVVQTSFAGARLHIEDFSYIDSPSMKLRMLKLDKDPACFCLWEGQPIDASQRKWSARAAQITLSLEACTGPPARQNSLGWTTGLWRCVVLKGAWIEVAMTTADGSPLLKVPPPGGIVRVGVACEQFLSNSSVEQLFFILDLYVYFGRVSEKIAVAGKRKQLEGVKNKSSSEKLMDITPSDSAVSLAVKDLQLRFLESSPLNVEGMPLVQFVGNDLLISATHRTFGGVIVISSTSRWESVQIDCVDAEKHIAGENGSFLSSGENIPSSSGDCQLRTVFWIHNKRNHLLNRNAPSIPFLDVNMVHVIPLGEQDRESHCLNGSASVSGIRLGGGMNYAEVLLHQFGILGPDGGPGKGLCKGLEKLQAGPLATIFKTTPPDVDNSEDGSLSKGKETSFPKLKKPDNVDITIELRDWLFALEGAQEMAERWWISSPENVSREERCWHTTFQSLQVITRSSPKNVLGEKAPARRKQQYPVERVTVGIQGLQIMKPQRPKEIHLSKSIANGAKEVNGTATGICLQLDLVSSEDNVEVEMANWEVENLKFTVKQPIEVVLTSDEAQHLTFLCKSEVDSMGRIAAGILRVLKLEGSVGHSVMDQLGNLGSEGIDKIFSPKHSRDDSVHNRGFCPSPKLVSKSLHKSTMEPTLTLLEEAVADSQEKINALISDFGISESSGQQLTIAKELSQKIESMEGLLKQLRNKT, translated from the exons ATGGAGTCGATCCTAGCGAGAGCTCTGGAGTACACTCTCAAGTATTGGCTCAAATCCTTCTCCAGAGAGCAGTTCAAGTTGCAGGGTCGCACTGTTCAGCTCTCCAATTTAG ATATAAATGGTGATGCATTGCATGCTAGCGTTGGATTGCCACCTGCACTCAATGTAACCACCGCCAAAGTTGGCAAATTGGAGATTATG CTACCGTCAGTGAGCAGTGTGCAGATAGAGCCAATTTTTGTGCAAATTGATCGGTTGGATTTGGTTCTAAAGGAGAATTCTGATTATGAAAGGCCGCCCGAGAATCATGCTAG CATCACGCCATCAAGTGCCTCTTCAAAGGGTAGTGGTTATGGTTTTGCTGATAAG ATTTCAGATGGAATGACTATACAAATTCAAACAGTTAATTTATTACTTGAAACTCATGGGGGTGCCCGTCCCCAAGGGGGAGCAGCATG GGCACCTCCTATGGCATCTGTCACCATACGCAATTTGTTGCTGTATACAACAAATGAAAGCTGGGAG GTTGTAAATCTTAAGGCGGCAAGGGAGTTCTCAA GCCGCTCTCAAGAGCGAGCAAACATGAGAGATGATGATGGTGCAAAACGAGTATTCTTTGGAGGGGAGCGTTTTTTAGAAGGAATATCAGGAGAAGCATAT ATCACAATTCAGAGAACAGTCTCCAACAGTCCACTTGGGCTTGAGGTTCAGTTGCACATTACAGAAGCCCTTTGCCCTGCATTAAGTGAGCCAG GACTTCGTGCACTTCTCCGCTTTATGACAGGATTATCTGTCTGTCTAAACAGGGGAGATGTAAATTTGAAGGCCCAGAAG AGATCTACTGAAGCTGCTGGGCGCTCTCTTGTCTCAGTTGTTGTGGACCACATATTTATTTGCATCAAAGATTCTG AGTTCCAGCTTGAACTATTAATGCAGTCCCTTTTTCTGTCTCGG GCAAGTCTTTCGGAGGGAGAAAATGACAGTAGTTTGACCAGGATTACCATTGCAGGTCTATTTTTAAG TGACAAGTTTTCACACCCGCCATGTACGTTAGTGCAGCCATCTATGCATTCTGTTAAAAGAGAGTCTTTTCATGTGCCAGAATTCG CTAGAAGCTTTTGCCCTCCAATATATCCACTTGGAGAACAGCAGTGGCAATTGATTGAGGGAACTCCTCTAATCTGCCTTCATTCCCTTCAGATTGTGCCTTCTCCACTTCCACCAGTTTTTGCTTCTCAAACAGTTATTGACTGTCAGCCTCTTATG ATTCATCTTCAGGAAGAAGCTTGCCTTAGAATATCTTCTTTCTTAGCTGATAGAATTGTTGTCAATTCTGGTGATATTTTACCAGATTCCTCAATAAACTCTCTTTTCTTCACTCTCAGTGGACTGGATATTATGGTTCCTCTGGACAAGGCCCAGTTGGATATTTCTAAAAGCAACACAGATAATGTAGTCCAAACCTCCTTTGCTGGTGCAAGGCTTCATATTGAAGACTTTTCATATATAGATTCACCATCAATGAAACTAAGAATGCTTAAACTGGATAAGGATCCTGCTTGTTTCTGTCTTTGGGAAGGTCAACCAATTGATGCTAGCCAGAGAAAGTGGAGTGCCAGAGCAGCCCAGATTACTTTATCTCTGGAAGCATGTACTGGCCCACCTGCACGTCAAAATTCTCTTGGATGGACCACAGGACTATGGAGATGTGTTGTTCTGAAAGGTGCTTGGATTGAAGTAGCTATGACAACTGCCGATGGCAGTCCATTGTTAAAGGTTCCTCCTCCAGGAGGTATTGTGAGAGTTGGTGTTGCTTGTGAACAGTTTCTGTCCAATAGTTCTGTTGaacaattattttttatcttggatCTTTACGTGTATTTTGGGAGAGTTAGTGAGAAAATAGCAGTGGCTGGAAAAAGGAAACAATTGGAGGGGGTTAAGAACAAATCTTCTAGCGAAAAGTTAATGGACATAACTCCTAGTGACAGTGCTGTAAGTTTAGCAGTTAAAGACCTTCAACTTCGATTTCTTGAGTCTTCACCATTGAATGTCGAGGGAATGCCTCTAGTGCAGTTTGTTGGAAATGATTTGTTAATTAGTGCCACTCATAGAACCTTTGGTGGTGTTATTGTTATTTCGTCCACCTCACGCTGGGAGAGTGTTCAGATAGATTGCGTGGATGCTGAGAAGCACATAGCAGGAGAGAATGGCTCATTCTTAAGTTCTGGAGAAAATATTCCTTCAAGCAGTGGAGACTGTCAACTGAGAACTGTATTCTGGATACATAACAAGAGGAACCATCTATTGAACAGAAATGCTCCTTCAATCCCTTTTCTGGATGTAAACATGGTGCATGTCATACCATTGGGGGAACAAGATAGAGAGTCTCATTGTTTGAATGGCTCAGCTTCTGTATCTGGTATTCGTCTTGGTGGGGGAATGAACTATGCTGAAGTCCTCCTACATCAATTTGGAATACTTGGTCCTGATGGTGGTCCTGGGAAGGGTCTTTGTAAAGGCTTAGAAAAGTTACAGGCAGGACCATTGGCAACAATTTTCAAGACAACGCCTCCCGATGTTGATAATTCAGAAGATG GAAGTTTGAGCAAAGGGAAAGAAACCAGTTTTCCAAAATTGAAGAAGCCAGATAATGTGGATATAACCATAGAATTGAGAGACTGGTTATTTGCTCTTGAAGGGGCACAAGAGATGGCTGAAAGGTGGTGGATATCTAGCCCAGAAAATGTAAGTAGAGAAGAGAGGTGTTGGCACACAACTTTCCAAAGTTTGCAAGTAATTACAAGAAGCAGCCCAAAGAATGTTCTGGGTGAAAAAGCGCCAGCACGTAGAAAACAACAGTATCCTGTGGAACGGGTTACA GTTGGAATCCAAGGGCTGCAGATCATGAAGCCGCAGAGACCGAAAGAGATTCATTTGTCAAAATCAATTGCAAATGGTGCTAAAGAAGTTAACGGCACTGCTACAGGAATTTGTCTTCAGCTGGATTTGGTATCAAGTGAGGATAATGTTGAAGTTGAAATGGCTAATTGGGAAGTGGAAAATCTAAAGTTCACTGTTAAGCAACCG ATAGAGGTGGTTTTAACCAGTGATGAGGCTCAACACCTTACTTTTCTGTGCAAATCTGAAGTTGATTCCATGGGCCGGATAGCAGCTGGAATTCTAAGAGTGCTTAAGCTCGAAGGTTCGGTCGGCCATTCTGTAATGGATCAACTAGGCAACTTAG GAAGTGAAGGCATTGACAAGATTTTCTCTCCTAAGCATAGCAGAGATGATAGTGTCCACAATAGAGGATTTTGTCCATCACCGAAGCTGGTAAGCAAAAGCTTGCACAAATCAACGATGGAACCGACATTAACTTTGCTCGAGGAAGCAGTTGCAGATTCACAGGAAAAGATCAATGCCTTAATCAGTGATTTTGGTATTTCAGAGTCCTCTGGGCAGCAACTTACCATTGCTAAAGAACTCAGTCAAAAGATTGAATCAATGGAGGGTTTATTGAAGCAATTACGGAATAAAACTTAA
- the LOC107630140 gene encoding uncharacterized protein LOC107630140 isoform X2, with product MESILARALEYTLKYWLKSFSREQFKLQGRTVQLSNLDINGDALHASVGLPPALNVTTAKVGKLEIMLPSVSSVQIEPIFVQIDRLDLVLKENSDYERPPENHASITPSSASSKGSGYGFADKISDGMTIQIQTVNLLLETHGGARPQGGAAWAPPMASVTIRNLLLYTTNESWEVVNLKAAREFSSNTKYIYVFKKLEWESLSIDLLPHPDMFTDDTLGRSQERANMRDDDGAKRVFFGGERFLEGISGEAYITIQRTVSNSPLGLEVQLHITEALCPALSEPGLRALLRFMTGLSVCLNRGDVNLKAQKRSTEAAGRSLVSVVVDHIFICIKDSEFQLELLMQSLFLSRASLSEGENDSSLTRITIAGLFLSDKFSHPPCTLVQPSMHSVKRESFHVPEFARSFCPPIYPLGEQQWQLIEGTPLICLHSLQIVPSPLPPVFASQTVIDCQPLMIHLQEEACLRISSFLADRIVVNSGDILPDSSINSLFFTLSGLDIMVPLDKAQLDISKSNTDNVVQTSFAGARLHIEDFSYIDSPSMKLRMLKLDKDPACFCLWEGQPIDASQRKWSARAAQITLSLEACTGPPARQNSLGWTTGLWRCVVLKGAWIEVAMTTADGSPLLKVPPPGGIVRVGVACEQFLSNSSVEQLFFILDLYVYFGRVSEKIAVAGKRKQLEGVKNKSSSEKLMDITPSDSAVSLAVKDLQLRFLESSPLNVEGMPLVQFVGNDLLISATHRTFGGVIVISSTSRWESVQIDCVDAEKHIAGENGSFLSSGENIPSSSGDCQLRTVFWIHNKRNHLLNRNAPSIPFLDVNMVHVIPLGEQDRESHCLNGSASVSGIRLGGGMNYAEVLLHQFGILGPDGGPGKGLCKGLEKLQAGPLATIFKTTPPDVDNSEDGSLSKGKETSFPKLKKPDNVDITIELRDWLFALEGAQEMAERWWISSPENVSREERCWHTTFQSLQVITRSSPKNVLGEKAPARRKQQYPVERVTVGIQGLQIMKPQRPKEIHLSKSIANGAKEVNGTATGICLQLDLVSSEDNVEVEMANWEVENLKFTVKQPIEVVLTSDEAQHLTFLCKSEVDSMGRIAAGILRVLKLEGSVGHSVMDQLGNLGSEGIDKIFSPKHSRDDSVHNRGFCPSPKLVSKSLHKSTMEPTLTLLEEAVADSQEKINALISDFGISESSGQQLTIAKELSQKIESMEGLLKQLRNKT from the exons ATGGAGTCGATCCTAGCGAGAGCTCTGGAGTACACTCTCAAGTATTGGCTCAAATCCTTCTCCAGAGAGCAGTTCAAGTTGCAGGGTCGCACTGTTCAGCTCTCCAATTTAG ATATAAATGGTGATGCATTGCATGCTAGCGTTGGATTGCCACCTGCACTCAATGTAACCACCGCCAAAGTTGGCAAATTGGAGATTATG CTACCGTCAGTGAGCAGTGTGCAGATAGAGCCAATTTTTGTGCAAATTGATCGGTTGGATTTGGTTCTAAAGGAGAATTCTGATTATGAAAGGCCGCCCGAGAATCATGCTAG CATCACGCCATCAAGTGCCTCTTCAAAGGGTAGTGGTTATGGTTTTGCTGATAAG ATTTCAGATGGAATGACTATACAAATTCAAACAGTTAATTTATTACTTGAAACTCATGGGGGTGCCCGTCCCCAAGGGGGAGCAGCATG GGCACCTCCTATGGCATCTGTCACCATACGCAATTTGTTGCTGTATACAACAAATGAAAGCTGGGAG GTTGTAAATCTTAAGGCGGCAAGGGAGTTCTCAAGTAATACgaagtatatatatgtattcAAA AAACTGGAGTGGGAATCTTTGTCTATTGATCTTTTGCCTCATCCTGACATGTTCACGGATGATACTTTAGGCCGCTCTCAAGAGCGAGCAAACATGAGAGATGATGATGGTGCAAAACGAGTATTCTTTGGAGGGGAGCGTTTTTTAGAAGGAATATCAGGAGAAGCATAT ATCACAATTCAGAGAACAGTCTCCAACAGTCCACTTGGGCTTGAGGTTCAGTTGCACATTACAGAAGCCCTTTGCCCTGCATTAAGTGAGCCAG GACTTCGTGCACTTCTCCGCTTTATGACAGGATTATCTGTCTGTCTAAACAGGGGAGATGTAAATTTGAAGGCCCAGAAG AGATCTACTGAAGCTGCTGGGCGCTCTCTTGTCTCAGTTGTTGTGGACCACATATTTATTTGCATCAAAGATTCTG AGTTCCAGCTTGAACTATTAATGCAGTCCCTTTTTCTGTCTCGG GCAAGTCTTTCGGAGGGAGAAAATGACAGTAGTTTGACCAGGATTACCATTGCAGGTCTATTTTTAAG TGACAAGTTTTCACACCCGCCATGTACGTTAGTGCAGCCATCTATGCATTCTGTTAAAAGAGAGTCTTTTCATGTGCCAGAATTCG CTAGAAGCTTTTGCCCTCCAATATATCCACTTGGAGAACAGCAGTGGCAATTGATTGAGGGAACTCCTCTAATCTGCCTTCATTCCCTTCAGATTGTGCCTTCTCCACTTCCACCAGTTTTTGCTTCTCAAACAGTTATTGACTGTCAGCCTCTTATG ATTCATCTTCAGGAAGAAGCTTGCCTTAGAATATCTTCTTTCTTAGCTGATAGAATTGTTGTCAATTCTGGTGATATTTTACCAGATTCCTCAATAAACTCTCTTTTCTTCACTCTCAGTGGACTGGATATTATGGTTCCTCTGGACAAGGCCCAGTTGGATATTTCTAAAAGCAACACAGATAATGTAGTCCAAACCTCCTTTGCTGGTGCAAGGCTTCATATTGAAGACTTTTCATATATAGATTCACCATCAATGAAACTAAGAATGCTTAAACTGGATAAGGATCCTGCTTGTTTCTGTCTTTGGGAAGGTCAACCAATTGATGCTAGCCAGAGAAAGTGGAGTGCCAGAGCAGCCCAGATTACTTTATCTCTGGAAGCATGTACTGGCCCACCTGCACGTCAAAATTCTCTTGGATGGACCACAGGACTATGGAGATGTGTTGTTCTGAAAGGTGCTTGGATTGAAGTAGCTATGACAACTGCCGATGGCAGTCCATTGTTAAAGGTTCCTCCTCCAGGAGGTATTGTGAGAGTTGGTGTTGCTTGTGAACAGTTTCTGTCCAATAGTTCTGTTGaacaattattttttatcttggatCTTTACGTGTATTTTGGGAGAGTTAGTGAGAAAATAGCAGTGGCTGGAAAAAGGAAACAATTGGAGGGGGTTAAGAACAAATCTTCTAGCGAAAAGTTAATGGACATAACTCCTAGTGACAGTGCTGTAAGTTTAGCAGTTAAAGACCTTCAACTTCGATTTCTTGAGTCTTCACCATTGAATGTCGAGGGAATGCCTCTAGTGCAGTTTGTTGGAAATGATTTGTTAATTAGTGCCACTCATAGAACCTTTGGTGGTGTTATTGTTATTTCGTCCACCTCACGCTGGGAGAGTGTTCAGATAGATTGCGTGGATGCTGAGAAGCACATAGCAGGAGAGAATGGCTCATTCTTAAGTTCTGGAGAAAATATTCCTTCAAGCAGTGGAGACTGTCAACTGAGAACTGTATTCTGGATACATAACAAGAGGAACCATCTATTGAACAGAAATGCTCCTTCAATCCCTTTTCTGGATGTAAACATGGTGCATGTCATACCATTGGGGGAACAAGATAGAGAGTCTCATTGTTTGAATGGCTCAGCTTCTGTATCTGGTATTCGTCTTGGTGGGGGAATGAACTATGCTGAAGTCCTCCTACATCAATTTGGAATACTTGGTCCTGATGGTGGTCCTGGGAAGGGTCTTTGTAAAGGCTTAGAAAAGTTACAGGCAGGACCATTGGCAACAATTTTCAAGACAACGCCTCCCGATGTTGATAATTCAGAAGATG GAAGTTTGAGCAAAGGGAAAGAAACCAGTTTTCCAAAATTGAAGAAGCCAGATAATGTGGATATAACCATAGAATTGAGAGACTGGTTATTTGCTCTTGAAGGGGCACAAGAGATGGCTGAAAGGTGGTGGATATCTAGCCCAGAAAATGTAAGTAGAGAAGAGAGGTGTTGGCACACAACTTTCCAAAGTTTGCAAGTAATTACAAGAAGCAGCCCAAAGAATGTTCTGGGTGAAAAAGCGCCAGCACGTAGAAAACAACAGTATCCTGTGGAACGGGTTACA GTTGGAATCCAAGGGCTGCAGATCATGAAGCCGCAGAGACCGAAAGAGATTCATTTGTCAAAATCAATTGCAAATGGTGCTAAAGAAGTTAACGGCACTGCTACAGGAATTTGTCTTCAGCTGGATTTGGTATCAAGTGAGGATAATGTTGAAGTTGAAATGGCTAATTGGGAAGTGGAAAATCTAAAGTTCACTGTTAAGCAACCG ATAGAGGTGGTTTTAACCAGTGATGAGGCTCAACACCTTACTTTTCTGTGCAAATCTGAAGTTGATTCCATGGGCCGGATAGCAGCTGGAATTCTAAGAGTGCTTAAGCTCGAAGGTTCGGTCGGCCATTCTGTAATGGATCAACTAGGCAACTTAG GAAGTGAAGGCATTGACAAGATTTTCTCTCCTAAGCATAGCAGAGATGATAGTGTCCACAATAGAGGATTTTGTCCATCACCGAAGCTGGTAAGCAAAAGCTTGCACAAATCAACGATGGAACCGACATTAACTTTGCTCGAGGAAGCAGTTGCAGATTCACAGGAAAAGATCAATGCCTTAATCAGTGATTTTGGTATTTCAGAGTCCTCTGGGCAGCAACTTACCATTGCTAAAGAACTCAGTCAAAAGATTGAATCAATGGAGGGTTTATTGAAGCAATTACGGAATAAAACTTAA
- the LOC107630140 gene encoding uncharacterized protein LOC107630140 isoform X1 yields MESILARALEYTLKYWLKSFSREQFKLQGRTVQLSNLDINGDALHASVGLPPALNVTTAKVGKLEIMLPSVSSVQIEPIFVQIDRLDLVLKENSDYERPPENHASITPSSASSKGSGYGFADKISDGMTIQIQTVNLLLETHGGARPQGGAAWAPPMASVTIRNLLLYTTNESWEVVNLKAAREFSSNTKYIYVFKVLHYAFHFISYKLEWESLSIDLLPHPDMFTDDTLGRSQERANMRDDDGAKRVFFGGERFLEGISGEAYITIQRTVSNSPLGLEVQLHITEALCPALSEPGLRALLRFMTGLSVCLNRGDVNLKAQKRSTEAAGRSLVSVVVDHIFICIKDSEFQLELLMQSLFLSRASLSEGENDSSLTRITIAGLFLSDKFSHPPCTLVQPSMHSVKRESFHVPEFARSFCPPIYPLGEQQWQLIEGTPLICLHSLQIVPSPLPPVFASQTVIDCQPLMIHLQEEACLRISSFLADRIVVNSGDILPDSSINSLFFTLSGLDIMVPLDKAQLDISKSNTDNVVQTSFAGARLHIEDFSYIDSPSMKLRMLKLDKDPACFCLWEGQPIDASQRKWSARAAQITLSLEACTGPPARQNSLGWTTGLWRCVVLKGAWIEVAMTTADGSPLLKVPPPGGIVRVGVACEQFLSNSSVEQLFFILDLYVYFGRVSEKIAVAGKRKQLEGVKNKSSSEKLMDITPSDSAVSLAVKDLQLRFLESSPLNVEGMPLVQFVGNDLLISATHRTFGGVIVISSTSRWESVQIDCVDAEKHIAGENGSFLSSGENIPSSSGDCQLRTVFWIHNKRNHLLNRNAPSIPFLDVNMVHVIPLGEQDRESHCLNGSASVSGIRLGGGMNYAEVLLHQFGILGPDGGPGKGLCKGLEKLQAGPLATIFKTTPPDVDNSEDGSLSKGKETSFPKLKKPDNVDITIELRDWLFALEGAQEMAERWWISSPENVSREERCWHTTFQSLQVITRSSPKNVLGEKAPARRKQQYPVERVTVGIQGLQIMKPQRPKEIHLSKSIANGAKEVNGTATGICLQLDLVSSEDNVEVEMANWEVENLKFTVKQPIEVVLTSDEAQHLTFLCKSEVDSMGRIAAGILRVLKLEGSVGHSVMDQLGNLGSEGIDKIFSPKHSRDDSVHNRGFCPSPKLVSKSLHKSTMEPTLTLLEEAVADSQEKINALISDFGISESSGQQLTIAKELSQKIESMEGLLKQLRNKT; encoded by the exons ATGGAGTCGATCCTAGCGAGAGCTCTGGAGTACACTCTCAAGTATTGGCTCAAATCCTTCTCCAGAGAGCAGTTCAAGTTGCAGGGTCGCACTGTTCAGCTCTCCAATTTAG ATATAAATGGTGATGCATTGCATGCTAGCGTTGGATTGCCACCTGCACTCAATGTAACCACCGCCAAAGTTGGCAAATTGGAGATTATG CTACCGTCAGTGAGCAGTGTGCAGATAGAGCCAATTTTTGTGCAAATTGATCGGTTGGATTTGGTTCTAAAGGAGAATTCTGATTATGAAAGGCCGCCCGAGAATCATGCTAG CATCACGCCATCAAGTGCCTCTTCAAAGGGTAGTGGTTATGGTTTTGCTGATAAG ATTTCAGATGGAATGACTATACAAATTCAAACAGTTAATTTATTACTTGAAACTCATGGGGGTGCCCGTCCCCAAGGGGGAGCAGCATG GGCACCTCCTATGGCATCTGTCACCATACGCAATTTGTTGCTGTATACAACAAATGAAAGCTGGGAG GTTGTAAATCTTAAGGCGGCAAGGGAGTTCTCAAGTAATACgaagtatatatatgtattcAAAGTACTGCATTACGCCTTTCATTTTATATCTTAT AAACTGGAGTGGGAATCTTTGTCTATTGATCTTTTGCCTCATCCTGACATGTTCACGGATGATACTTTAGGCCGCTCTCAAGAGCGAGCAAACATGAGAGATGATGATGGTGCAAAACGAGTATTCTTTGGAGGGGAGCGTTTTTTAGAAGGAATATCAGGAGAAGCATAT ATCACAATTCAGAGAACAGTCTCCAACAGTCCACTTGGGCTTGAGGTTCAGTTGCACATTACAGAAGCCCTTTGCCCTGCATTAAGTGAGCCAG GACTTCGTGCACTTCTCCGCTTTATGACAGGATTATCTGTCTGTCTAAACAGGGGAGATGTAAATTTGAAGGCCCAGAAG AGATCTACTGAAGCTGCTGGGCGCTCTCTTGTCTCAGTTGTTGTGGACCACATATTTATTTGCATCAAAGATTCTG AGTTCCAGCTTGAACTATTAATGCAGTCCCTTTTTCTGTCTCGG GCAAGTCTTTCGGAGGGAGAAAATGACAGTAGTTTGACCAGGATTACCATTGCAGGTCTATTTTTAAG TGACAAGTTTTCACACCCGCCATGTACGTTAGTGCAGCCATCTATGCATTCTGTTAAAAGAGAGTCTTTTCATGTGCCAGAATTCG CTAGAAGCTTTTGCCCTCCAATATATCCACTTGGAGAACAGCAGTGGCAATTGATTGAGGGAACTCCTCTAATCTGCCTTCATTCCCTTCAGATTGTGCCTTCTCCACTTCCACCAGTTTTTGCTTCTCAAACAGTTATTGACTGTCAGCCTCTTATG ATTCATCTTCAGGAAGAAGCTTGCCTTAGAATATCTTCTTTCTTAGCTGATAGAATTGTTGTCAATTCTGGTGATATTTTACCAGATTCCTCAATAAACTCTCTTTTCTTCACTCTCAGTGGACTGGATATTATGGTTCCTCTGGACAAGGCCCAGTTGGATATTTCTAAAAGCAACACAGATAATGTAGTCCAAACCTCCTTTGCTGGTGCAAGGCTTCATATTGAAGACTTTTCATATATAGATTCACCATCAATGAAACTAAGAATGCTTAAACTGGATAAGGATCCTGCTTGTTTCTGTCTTTGGGAAGGTCAACCAATTGATGCTAGCCAGAGAAAGTGGAGTGCCAGAGCAGCCCAGATTACTTTATCTCTGGAAGCATGTACTGGCCCACCTGCACGTCAAAATTCTCTTGGATGGACCACAGGACTATGGAGATGTGTTGTTCTGAAAGGTGCTTGGATTGAAGTAGCTATGACAACTGCCGATGGCAGTCCATTGTTAAAGGTTCCTCCTCCAGGAGGTATTGTGAGAGTTGGTGTTGCTTGTGAACAGTTTCTGTCCAATAGTTCTGTTGaacaattattttttatcttggatCTTTACGTGTATTTTGGGAGAGTTAGTGAGAAAATAGCAGTGGCTGGAAAAAGGAAACAATTGGAGGGGGTTAAGAACAAATCTTCTAGCGAAAAGTTAATGGACATAACTCCTAGTGACAGTGCTGTAAGTTTAGCAGTTAAAGACCTTCAACTTCGATTTCTTGAGTCTTCACCATTGAATGTCGAGGGAATGCCTCTAGTGCAGTTTGTTGGAAATGATTTGTTAATTAGTGCCACTCATAGAACCTTTGGTGGTGTTATTGTTATTTCGTCCACCTCACGCTGGGAGAGTGTTCAGATAGATTGCGTGGATGCTGAGAAGCACATAGCAGGAGAGAATGGCTCATTCTTAAGTTCTGGAGAAAATATTCCTTCAAGCAGTGGAGACTGTCAACTGAGAACTGTATTCTGGATACATAACAAGAGGAACCATCTATTGAACAGAAATGCTCCTTCAATCCCTTTTCTGGATGTAAACATGGTGCATGTCATACCATTGGGGGAACAAGATAGAGAGTCTCATTGTTTGAATGGCTCAGCTTCTGTATCTGGTATTCGTCTTGGTGGGGGAATGAACTATGCTGAAGTCCTCCTACATCAATTTGGAATACTTGGTCCTGATGGTGGTCCTGGGAAGGGTCTTTGTAAAGGCTTAGAAAAGTTACAGGCAGGACCATTGGCAACAATTTTCAAGACAACGCCTCCCGATGTTGATAATTCAGAAGATG GAAGTTTGAGCAAAGGGAAAGAAACCAGTTTTCCAAAATTGAAGAAGCCAGATAATGTGGATATAACCATAGAATTGAGAGACTGGTTATTTGCTCTTGAAGGGGCACAAGAGATGGCTGAAAGGTGGTGGATATCTAGCCCAGAAAATGTAAGTAGAGAAGAGAGGTGTTGGCACACAACTTTCCAAAGTTTGCAAGTAATTACAAGAAGCAGCCCAAAGAATGTTCTGGGTGAAAAAGCGCCAGCACGTAGAAAACAACAGTATCCTGTGGAACGGGTTACA GTTGGAATCCAAGGGCTGCAGATCATGAAGCCGCAGAGACCGAAAGAGATTCATTTGTCAAAATCAATTGCAAATGGTGCTAAAGAAGTTAACGGCACTGCTACAGGAATTTGTCTTCAGCTGGATTTGGTATCAAGTGAGGATAATGTTGAAGTTGAAATGGCTAATTGGGAAGTGGAAAATCTAAAGTTCACTGTTAAGCAACCG ATAGAGGTGGTTTTAACCAGTGATGAGGCTCAACACCTTACTTTTCTGTGCAAATCTGAAGTTGATTCCATGGGCCGGATAGCAGCTGGAATTCTAAGAGTGCTTAAGCTCGAAGGTTCGGTCGGCCATTCTGTAATGGATCAACTAGGCAACTTAG GAAGTGAAGGCATTGACAAGATTTTCTCTCCTAAGCATAGCAGAGATGATAGTGTCCACAATAGAGGATTTTGTCCATCACCGAAGCTGGTAAGCAAAAGCTTGCACAAATCAACGATGGAACCGACATTAACTTTGCTCGAGGAAGCAGTTGCAGATTCACAGGAAAAGATCAATGCCTTAATCAGTGATTTTGGTATTTCAGAGTCCTCTGGGCAGCAACTTACCATTGCTAAAGAACTCAGTCAAAAGATTGAATCAATGGAGGGTTTATTGAAGCAATTACGGAATAAAACTTAA